GATGATCTTGGCCCGACTGTAGCCCGGCCGACGCCCCGGACCGGACCGCTCCAACTCCTCCGGGCGCATCCAGATTGTCGTGTTCTCGTGACTGGACATGCACTTCCCCTTTCTTGCGTACAGGGTACTTGAATTACCGAAGCCAATTAGAGTACGCTGTACTCGAATTGATGATCGGCGGACGAAGGGATGGGAAATGGATGTGCGACCTACTTTGAGCGATCCAGAGGGTGGTGTGCGGGCGCATGAGGTGGCAGCCGGGTTTGCCGCCGGATTGCAGCGGGCCGGCGACGCCGACGGGTACGACTCCGACTTCGCGGCAGATGTGTTGTGGGGCAGCCCTTTCGGGGCAAGTGTGGCCGGATATGCTGAGCTGAATGCGCTCCACCACCGACTGATGGCGGCGAACGTCGCACCCCCGTCGCGATTCGAGGTGGTCGCCGCACTGACCCCCGCGCCCGGTGTCGTGGTAACGCAGATTCGCAGGCAGGCGGCCGATACCGAGGGGTTCTCGGAGATGGCGATGTACGTGCTGGTCGAACGTGGCGGGCGGTGGTGGCTGGCGGCAGCGCAGAACACTCCCGTCGGGGTGTCGCCGCTGCAGCGCGAAGCAGCCGCCAGCTCCTGATGATCCTCGAGCGCCAAGTCGCCGGCCTTCTCCCCGGCATCGCGGCGCCGTGAGCGGTGCACAGCCGCCAGCGTCCCTGCCTGCGTCAAGGCGGGCCGTATTCGCCTCGAAAGAAGGAACACCGATATGTCCCCCGGCACTGTGAGACTGGCCATCGTCATCGGAAGCGTCCGCGAAGGACGCTTCGCTCCCATCGTGGCCGCCTGGTTCATAGCCCAGGCTCGGCAGCGCGGCGATCTCGAGATCGACGTCATCGACTTGGCCGAGATCCCGCTCGGGTCGACCGCGCCATCCACGTCGCCGCCGGTGCACGTGCGGCAGGCGCTCGATCAGTTGACTCCGCGCCTCGCCGACGCCGACGCCTTCGTTGTAGTGACCCCGGAGTACAACCACAGCTACCCGGCAGCCTTGAAGAACGCTATCGATTGGCATGGCCCGCAGTTCCACGCCAAGCCGGTCGCCTTCGTCTCCTACGGCGGCATGTCCGGTGGTCTGCGCGCCGTGGAACACCTGCGTATGGTCTTCGCCGAATTGCACGCCGTAACCACCCGGGACACGGTCAGTTTCCACGGCGCGTGGCAGCAGTTCGACCAACAGGGAGAACTCAAAGAGCCCGAAGCTGCCGCCACTGCGGCCAAAACCATGCTGGACCAGCTCATCTGGTGGGCTCACGCGCTGCGGGACGCCAAAGCCACTCGGCCCTACGTCGCCTGAACACGAAGGAACGATCACCATGCCACTGACCGGCGAGTATGAACGCGGCACCATGGATTGGGCTGCGAATCAGGCCGAACGAATAATGGAATCCGGTGGCACGGAAGGTATGACGGCAATGGGCATGCCGGTCATCCTGCTGACCACCATCGGCAACAAGACCGGCAAACTACGCAAAACCCCCTTGATGCGGGTTGAGTACAAAGGTGAATACGCTGTGGTTGCGTCACTGGCCGGAGCGCCCAACCATCCGGTCTGGTACTACAACATCATCGCCGACCCGCACGTCGAGTTGCAGGACGGCACCGTCGCTAATGACTACACCGCTCGCGAAGTTTTCGGTGAGGAGAAGGCACTGTGGTGGAGGCGCGCCGTCGCGGCGTACCCGCCGTACGCCGACTATCAGAGCAAGACCACCCGTCAGATCCCGGTCTTCGTCCTGACCCCACGCTGGTGAAGGCTCGCTCACCTCTCGGCCTGGGCGGTGGCGCTGGTAGCCGAACGCTGTGAGCATTCAGGAGTTCAGCTCGCTACAGCGGCGGCGAAGAGGCACCCAACCGCGACGGCTTGCAGGGTCGTGCGGGGGATGGAGACGCTTTCCCACTTCCGTTGGAGCATTCTGATGTCACCGAGGGTCTCGCCCCTCAGGGCCGCTTCGGTCATCGCACGGTTGATGGGGGCATTGATCCGCAGGTAGATGCCGAGCCAAGCCAGTAGAGCGGTGAGAGCCACGCTGTCGAGCACGATCGTCTCGAGGTTTTCCTGCATGATGGCCACTAGCGTGGCCGCTCCCGCCGCGACTGTGCCTCCTATGCCTGGTATCACGAGTCTTCGGTCGCCGTATAGATGGACGAACCCGCTCAAGACGCCGAGAGCACGGTCGTCGAGGTGGGTCAACGCGGGGCGAAGTACGGTGGCGGCGAAGGTGTCGGATCCGTAGATGACGGCGGTTCCCATGATCGCGATGGCGGTGAGGATGGCGTGCGCTGTACCCACGAGGTCTCCATTCTTCGAACCGTCCCCGAGTTCGATGCCGGCTTTATGGTTGAGACATCGCCGGCTGGGACGTCGCGATCTGAGCGTAGTAGGCGGCTTCGAACTCCTCGGGCCGGGTGTGGTCGAGGAGGCTGTGCAGGCGCCGGTTGTTTCGGCCGGAATCGGCGGCGTAGTTGTACCATCCCCGCAGGACAGGGTTGACCTGCCGAAGCGGGTAGGTGAGGGTTCGATGTTTGTTGCGGTGCGTCAATTTCCAGACCTTGCTGGTCTCCGATGTCAGTGACCTCCTCGGCGGTCAGGGGAGGCGAACCGCTTGCTGCTGCCCGGTTTGAGCCGCCTATCGGTGCGAGCACCGCCTCGGCCTCGTCCCCACAGCGTTTCGGCATCTTCAACGAATTCCTGGCGCAGGATACTAGGACTGTAGCATTCTGTACACCACGTAGCAGTTTGAGTAGCCTGGGGGTATGAAAACGATCCAGCAACGCGACCTCCGCAACGACAGCGGCAAGGTCCTCGCCGCTGTCGAAGCCGGCGAGAGCTTCACTATCACCCGTAATGGCAAACCTGTCGCCGAACTCAAGCCCCTGACACGGCAAACCTTCGTGCCCATCGCCGAACTCGCCCGCACCAGCACCCACCTCCCGCGTATCGACTACAACGAGTGGCGTGCCGACATGGATGCGATGATCGACCAGGAGATCCCTGGCCGTGAATGAACCCACCAGTCCCCGGCACGTGCTGCTCGACACATCAATCCTTATCGATTACCCCGAGGTGCAATCAGCGCTGCCCGATGAAGCGGAAGCCGCCATCAGTGCGATAAGCCTTGCCGAACTCGCCGCGGGACTGCACTCCACCAAAGATCCGATGAAACAAGCCCGACGCCAACTCCAGTTTCAGTGGGTCGCGAAATCGTTCAATCCACTCGCGTTCGACGCCGAGACGGCCAACGTGTATGGGTCATTGGCTTTTCTCCTCGAGCGGATCGGGCGTAAACCCCGAGGACGAGTGGCCGACCTCCAGATAGCAGCTACGGCAGTCCAGCACAGCTTGCCGCTGTACACCCGCAACCCTGACGACTTCAAGGGGCTTGGACCGCTGCTGAACGCCGTCGCGGTGTAAGACGGGCGCAGGGCGGCGGACGGCCGGTTCGGTGGGCGCAACGGGACCGCATCCCGGGGTCGCTACAACGAAGGCATCGGCTGCGGCCAGGTGCGGAGTCAACGGTCATCGCCTTCGAACGTGAGAAGCTCTCAGCGCGGTGAATCACTTGCCGGAGATCGAAAACCTCGGTTCGCAGCGGAAATTCGTTAGCGGTGTTCGTCTTTGCGCAGCACGACGGTGTGGCGGTCCAGGTCGACGCCGAGCAGCGGTGGCGCACCGTGGTCCTGCTCGTCGCGCAGCATGGAGATCGATTCGCGGTGGTCGAGTTCCATGCGTTTGGTGCTGTAGAGCAGCGCGGTGAACTCGTCGGTGAACGTGCCCGAGAGTGGGGTGCGGCGCCGCCTGCGGCGCTTGTTGACGGTCAGCTCGTAGACCGCGACGAGCACGAGGAGGATCACCCAACCTGGAATCGACGACTGCAATACCGACGCCATGCCACCCGAAAGTACCAGGGACGGGGCGAACGGCCGCGCTCCCGACATCCGAACCGGTTGGTCGGCGAGCCGAGAATCCCCCCGCATACGGCGGATATTCGGCGAAATCGGGGGTATACGCCGGATACGGAAGTGCGGAAAGGACGCGATGTCATAATGCGCCGTAGAACAGTCCGCGCGGGAACGATGCGCGAGAGAAACATGAGAATCGGAAGTGTAATCGTCTTGGTCTGGCTGCTGATCGGCGTGGTCGCCGCCGCGCAGCGCCACTACTTCGACAGCGGCCCGGTCAACTGCGCCGGTGTGGGCACCGTCGCTGTCACCGTCATCGCAGGTCCGCTGAACTATATGGGCGTGAACCCGAAGATTGCGGATTGCAATGTGCCGCAACCGAGTCCGTAGTACGGCAGAGTGACCTCGGCGGCCGGGCGGATTCCGCTCGGCCGCCTGCGCAAAACATGGGCCGCTCGACGAGGGCCGGCGACGCTACTTCGGCCGTAGCCCGGTGACTACGCCCCGCTACGCAGCACTGTGCTCGCGGCGCCGGTCGACTACGTCGGGATGAACCCGAAGGTCGCCGGCGGACACGTTCCGCGGCCACGCCAGTAGCGGCGGGGTAACCAACCTGCATCCGGGTATCCAGCCATGGCAAGCACGGAAGGGAGCGATGAGATGCGCGACCATGGAACTCACAGGCGTGCCGCACGCGGAACGGGTACCCGACTTGTCGGGTTCGTGCTGATGATCTGGCTGGCCGTCGGGCTGCTCGCCGCCGGTCAGCGCCATTACTTCGACAGCGGCCCGATTATCGACTGTGCGGGATGGGGCACGATCGCCGTGACGGCGCTCGCTGGCCCGCTCAACTACACGGGCATGAATCCGAAGGTCGGCGACTGCGAGCTTCCGGAGCCCAGCCAGTAGCCGAACGAATGCCCACGAACTCGAGAACCGGAAACGCGCTCGGCCCCGCACCCGAAATCGGGATGCGGGGCCGAGCGGCGGTTTTCGGATCAGCTGACGCCGACTGGCATCTGCACGGTGTCCACCGAACGCTGCTGTAGCTCACGCAGTTTCGCGCCCTCGACGTCGATGTCCGGCAGGATCCGGTCGAGCCACTCGGGCATCCACCACGACCACTTGCCCATCAGCACCAGCAGCGACGGGATCAGCACCATCCGGACGATGAACGCGTCCAGCAGCACGCCTGCCGCCAGCGCGAAGCCGAACGACTTCGCCGTCACATCCGTCTCGAGCAGGAAGGAGCCGAACACCGAGATCATGATGATCGCGGCCGCGGTCACCACGCGGGCGCCGTGGTGGTAGCCGGCGACCACCGCTTCCTTGGGAGACCTGCCCTTGACGAACTCCTCACGCATCCGGGTCACCAGGAACACCTGGTAGTCCATCGCGAGGCCGAACACCAGGCCGATCAGCATGATCGGCAGGAAGCTGACCAGCGGATGCGGGTCCTCGATCAGCCCGAGCTTGCCCTGCTGGAAGATCAGCACGGTCGCGCCGAAGGTCGCGGCCATCGAAAGCAGGAATCCGAGTGCCGCGGTGAGCGGCACGAGGATGGATCGGAACACCAGGATCAGCAGAACGAATGCCGCACCCGCCACGATCGCCAGGTAGGGCACGATCTTGCTGAGCAGCACGTGGTCGACGTCGGCGTAGATCGCGGTGCTTCCTGTGATGCCGTACTCGATGCCGTACTGGGCCTTCAGCTGTCCTTCGGCGTCGCGGGCGTCCTGCACCAGATCTTTGGTGGCCTGGTTGTTCGGGCCCGACTTCGGCACGCCGTCCAACAGCACGCCCTGCTCGTCCTTGCTCCACTGCGGCTCGGTGACGTAATCCATGCCCGGGTAGGAGGCGAGCTTGTCGCGCAGTGCCCCGACTGCGGCCTGCCGGTTCTCGGCGGGCACGTCGGTCAGGTCGGCGGCCACGTTCAGCACGCCGTTGCTGCCTTCGCCGAAGCCCTCGGTGCGCAGCTCATAGGCCTTGCGGACGGTAGATGTCTTCGGCATGCTGTCGTCGCCGGGCAGGCCGAGGTTCAGGCCCGCCGCGGGCGCGGCGAGCGCGCCGAGCACCACGACGCTGAGGATCAGCGCCGCCCACGGTGCCTTGCCGATCAGTCGGCCGAAGCGCATGCCGTTGGTGACCGAGTGCTCGTCCTCGGGGTCGTGCTGGGCCACCACCGGCAGCTTCGGCTTGAACAGCACGCGGCCGAACGCGCCGAGCAGCGCTGGCATGAGGGTGATCGCGGTGAGCACCGCGAAGCCGGCGGCGATCGCGCCACCCAGACCCATGAACGTCATGAACTGGACGCCGACGATGCTGAGGCCCGCCAGCGCGATGATGACGGTCAGGCCGGCGAATACCACCGCGGAACCGGCCGTGCCGAGCGCGGTGCCCGCCGCCTCCTCGGGCGAATCCTGCACCGCGAGTTCGTGTTTGTACCTGGACACGATGAACAGCGCGTAGTCGATGGACAGCGCGATGCCGATCATCGATGCGAGGAACGTGGTGAAGCTGGGGACCTCGATCACGGAGGTGCCGAGCATGATCAGCGAGGTGGCCGCGCCGAGTCCGACGATCGCGGTGACGATCGGCACGAACGCGGCGACGATG
The DNA window shown above is from Nocardia sp. NBC_01730 and carries:
- a CDS encoding DUF4440 domain-containing protein, which gives rise to MDVRPTLSDPEGGVRAHEVAAGFAAGLQRAGDADGYDSDFAADVLWGSPFGASVAGYAELNALHHRLMAANVAPPSRFEVVAALTPAPGVVVTQIRRQAADTEGFSEMAMYVLVERGGRWWLAAAQNTPVGVSPLQREAAASS
- a CDS encoding NADPH-dependent FMN reductase — translated: MSPGTVRLAIVIGSVREGRFAPIVAAWFIAQARQRGDLEIDVIDLAEIPLGSTAPSTSPPVHVRQALDQLTPRLADADAFVVVTPEYNHSYPAALKNAIDWHGPQFHAKPVAFVSYGGMSGGLRAVEHLRMVFAELHAVTTRDTVSFHGAWQQFDQQGELKEPEAAATAAKTMLDQLIWWAHALRDAKATRPYVA
- a CDS encoding nitroreductase family deazaflavin-dependent oxidoreductase, whose protein sequence is MPLTGEYERGTMDWAANQAERIMESGGTEGMTAMGMPVILLTTIGNKTGKLRKTPLMRVEYKGEYAVVASLAGAPNHPVWYYNIIADPHVELQDGTVANDYTAREVFGEEKALWWRRAVAAYPPYADYQSKTTRQIPVFVLTPRW
- a CDS encoding DUF1772 domain-containing protein, producing the protein MGTAHAILTAIAIMGTAVIYGSDTFAATVLRPALTHLDDRALGVLSGFVHLYGDRRLVIPGIGGTVAAGAATLVAIMQENLETIVLDSVALTALLAWLGIYLRINAPINRAMTEAALRGETLGDIRMLQRKWESVSIPRTTLQAVAVGCLFAAAVAS
- a CDS encoding group II intron maturase-specific domain-containing protein, coding for MTSETSKVWKLTHRNKHRTLTYPLRQVNPVLRGWYNYAADSGRNNRRLHSLLDHTRPEEFEAAYYAQIATSQPAMSQP
- a CDS encoding type II toxin-antitoxin system Phd/YefM family antitoxin, with the translated sequence MKTIQQRDLRNDSGKVLAAVEAGESFTITRNGKPVAELKPLTRQTFVPIAELARTSTHLPRIDYNEWRADMDAMIDQEIPGRE
- a CDS encoding type II toxin-antitoxin system VapC family toxin, with amino-acid sequence MNEPTSPRHVLLDTSILIDYPEVQSALPDEAEAAISAISLAELAAGLHSTKDPMKQARRQLQFQWVAKSFNPLAFDAETANVYGSLAFLLERIGRKPRGRVADLQIAATAVQHSLPLYTRNPDDFKGLGPLLNAVAV
- a CDS encoding DUF6191 domain-containing protein; the protein is MRGDSRLADQPVRMSGARPFAPSLVLSGGMASVLQSSIPGWVILLVLVAVYELTVNKRRRRRRTPLSGTFTDEFTALLYSTKRMELDHRESISMLRDEQDHGAPPLLGVDLDRHTVVLRKDEHR
- a CDS encoding MMPL family transporter, which codes for MSVYLYRWGKFAFRRKWIVLPVWLVLFVLLGGLGAQLSKPMTNDFSMPDLPSARANDILDKHFPGASDAFKFDAVTGTYVISAPEGQKLTDSANRAAVEAFIAKLGQLDIVDHGKPITNPVEAAEKMGCLANPDPAQCSGAPLNVLSKTAPDTVAVMNVPFTIAKFTDVTDTDRDAAYQVAADARNAGLTVEMSGSIATKQEAPSGKSEMIGMAVALVVMIVAFGAIVAAFVPIVTAIVGLGAATSLIMLGTSVIEVPSFTTFLASMIGIALSIDYALFIVSRYKHELAVQDSPEEAAGTALGTAGSAVVFAGLTVIIALAGLSIVGVQFMTFMGLGGAIAAGFAVLTAITLMPALLGAFGRVLFKPKLPVVAQHDPEDEHSVTNGMRFGRLIGKAPWAALILSVVVLGALAAPAAGLNLGLPGDDSMPKTSTVRKAYELRTEGFGEGSNGVLNVAADLTDVPAENRQAAVGALRDKLASYPGMDYVTEPQWSKDEQGVLLDGVPKSGPNNQATKDLVQDARDAEGQLKAQYGIEYGITGSTAIYADVDHVLLSKIVPYLAIVAGAAFVLLILVFRSILVPLTAALGFLLSMAATFGATVLIFQQGKLGLIEDPHPLVSFLPIMLIGLVFGLAMDYQVFLVTRMREEFVKGRSPKEAVVAGYHHGARVVTAAAIIMISVFGSFLLETDVTAKSFGFALAAGVLLDAFIVRMVLIPSLLVLMGKWSWWMPEWLDRILPDIDVEGAKLRELQQRSVDTVQMPVGVS